From the genome of Bubalus bubalis isolate 160015118507 breed Murrah chromosome 2, NDDB_SH_1, whole genome shotgun sequence, one region includes:
- the LOC102399180 gene encoding adenylate cyclase type 10 isoform X4 translates to MATARRLAAPPLWPVEARLAALLPDLLVFRKPRGSEPELATAQGVLLGVHVTGFTALMDRFSLSCKLEHDMDRLAHIFSYYISDIVEHVLCFGGDILNITGNVLLALWTVEQNQLSDIITLVAKCSLEIQEKFGIYHTREGQDLQLKIGLSAGRISQVIVGDEQRQYLLVIGRDVDGVQLAQRLAQANEIVLSWNCWKLCEQYMFEVEIMREDEAVKLRDMRIIDPFDFDEHFYKCLDYLPHYRTSADILRAALELDPDSALEQTLRKHIMKNLLKKIDEGQPMEYISEFRTVTMVLVSLEFHRTAWMLRLCHLIQEAALYISTVIEKGGGQLSRIFMFETGCMFLCVFGLPGDKKPDECAHALESSFSIFSFCWENLAETKLVSISITNGPVFCGMVGAVSRHEYTVIGPKVSLVARMISAYPGLVSCDEVTYLRSMLPAYNFKKLPEKMMKNISNPGKMYEYVGHRRCIMFGKRHLATERNKNHSLLDREKELEAFRMAQQECLHQKKGQAVLYEGGKGCGKSQLLAEINFLAQKEGHRVLPLKLKKADSKQCFYAIQTLMAVFFEIDTCPAHYRQERLHKQLGGIVEEPLHCLFNDLFFVKFPLSFKVSRMDDLARQEKIKACFFEVLEKAVRETPLIFLIDEAQYMDAASWEFLGTLLSGVPIITVMTLTPTSTLCGQARHFLQSPPAVLVPISKLAATSLLRMACWELGVVSIPQELQTYLLRRCFGNPLYCEVLCQDLLSKNVLCFHDLQKEEVENSKWETLSANAMKSTMYSTSPASSGDQELYVCTVKDDVNLETVLLPPLLKEIAVNQIDQLSPEEQSLVKCAAVIGHSFHIDLLQHLLPGWSKDKLLEVLKDLVDMHVLRWCHKGQELPAEPVFMPSSVETEHTKEKTKSDADSPLKLQEELSLPQMEVLEFGVPLLREGAWELWPKAQQTALHLECACFLRDLACRCGSCHGGDFVPFHRFAICSTKSSSRTSRFCSYKDTGSILTQVMTDRLQLPSPQDTFQFQTESSRSQEAFTREYCRTEEEFLDKVNRKLAQTNPKKGMLTTKPCRCREVLKFVLSPLTQHCLVIGETACAFYYLLESAAASLDLSDNYMVCFNMGQITLAKKLARRALRLLKRSFPWTWLGVIFQTFLEKCWYSCSLSQPRNNPSEKKKKLAVLQQQMHCLSLLQQLYSLEATASSRRFACLATLMQKNSVKEFPGEAQVVSTYVALSQFSQNEGDKEKWLHREQLAIQKSSLCWSSREGLLATAQLMQALAYTKLCLGHLDFSIKLGFQAHEICRHLKKPALENLVLSVLFRSAFLKKKFDLCVHVLESQWTLISQSHDVLGQACFYSACLDLLLYGKGWLCRPFGECLHFIQHYEHSCILNSQSNVMLGVHSSLAMWFAQDSQWNQFEYHFSKARQLVKRTNASLFGSHGFVRFLECHVLILQKMPEDVFLQTLAETRHQTLTYFKEFFSRCVTCPVYHQWVSELKAFVMRNGKMSLTNIIRPFDTCLTRIWIEGELLEENNSFEQNLEIQRFVREADVNKKDKEEIQECIC, encoded by the exons ATGGCAACCGCCAGGCGGCTGGCGGCGCCGCCTCTATGGCCAGTAGAGGCCAGGTTGGCGGCGCTGCTTCCCGACCTACTGGTCTTCAGGAAGCCCAGGGGATCCGAACCCGAGCTCGCCACGGCCCAGGGAGTCCTCCTTGGCGTACACGTGACGG GGTTTACAGCATTAATGGACAGGTTCAGCCTGAGCTGCAAGTTGGAACATGACATGGACAGACTGGCCCACATCTTCAGTTATTACATTAGTGACATCGTGGAGC ATGTGCTCTGTTTTGGAGGAGATATCCTAAATATCACag GGAATGTGCTCCTAGCACTCTGGACAGTGGAACAAAATCAACTGAGTGACATCATTACTCTGGTGGCAAAATGCAGTCTGGAGATACAGGAGAAATTTGGGATCTACCATACCAGAGAAGGCCAGGACCTGCAGCTAAAGATAG GTCTGTCTGCAGGTCGGATTTCCCAGGTTATTGTTGGAGATGAGCAGCGCCAGTACCTCTTGGTGATTGGCCGGGATGTAGATGGTGTGCAGTTAGCTCAACGGTTGGCTCAAGCAAATGAGATTGTCCTGTCCTGGAACTGCTGGAAGCTCTGTGAGCAGTACATGTTTGAAGTGGAAATCATGCGGGAGGATGAAGCTGTGAAG TTAAGAGATATGCGGATCATTGACCCATTTGATTTTGATGAGCATTTTTACAAGTGCCTCGATTATCTGCCACATTACCGGACAAGTGCTG aCATTCTAAGAGCCGCCCTGGAGTTGGATCCAGATTCTGCACTTGAGCAAACCCTGCGGAAGCACATAATGAAAAACCTTTTGAAGAAG ATTGATGAAGGCCAGCCTATGGAGTATATATCCGAATTCCGTACTGTGACTATGGTTTTGGTCAGCCTCGAGTTCCACAGGACAGCATGGATGTTGCGTTTGTGCCATCTTATCCAGGAGGCTGCGTTATACATCTCCACAGTGATAGAGAAAGGGGGTGGCCAGCTGAGCCGGATCTTTATGTTTGAGACA GGCTGCATGTTCCTCTGTGTTTTCGGCCTTCCTGGGGATAAGAAGCCAGACGAGTGTGCACATGCCCTGGAGAGCTCCTTCAGCATCTTCAGCTTCTGCTGGGAGAATCTTGCTGAGACCAA GCTTGTTTCCATCAGTATCACCAATGGACCAGTATTCTGTGGCATGGTTGGGGCAGTTTCAAGACACGAATATACAG TTATTGGCCCAAAAGTAAGCCTCGTGGCAAGAATGATAAGTGCTTATCCGGGTTTGGTGTCCTGTGATGAGGTAACATATCTGAGATCTATGCTACCTGCTTACAACTTCAAGAAACTCCcagagaaaatgatgaaaaatatctCTAACCCAGGGAAGATGTATGAATACGTTGGCCATAGAAGATGTAT AATGTTTGGGAAGAGACATTTGgccacagagagaaataaaaatcactctTTGCTAG ACCGGGAGAAAGAACTGGAAGCTTTCCGAATGGCACAGCAGGAATGTTTGCACCAGAAGAAGGGACAGGCAGTTCTATATGAAGGTGGAAAAGGCTGTGGGAAAAGTCAGCTCTTGGCTGAAATAAACTTCCTGGCCCAGAAGGAAGGGCACAG GGTGCTGCCGTTGAAGCTGAAGAAAGCGGATTCCAAGCAGTGCTTCTACGCCATCCAGACCCTCATGGCCGTCTTCTTTGAGATTGATACCTGCCCAGCCCATTACCGGCAAGAGCGCCTCCACAAACAGCTCGGTGGAATAGTGGAGGAGCCACTTCACTGCCTTTTTAATGACCTCTTCTTTGTGAAG TTTCCCTTATCCTTCAAAGTTTCCCGCATGGATGACCTGGCCAGACAAGAGAAGATTAAAGCATGTTTTTTTGAAGTGCTTGAGAAG GCAGTAAGGGAAACACCACTGATTTTCCTCATTGACGAGGCCCAGTATATGGATGCAGCATCCTGGGAATTTTTAGGAACATTGCTCTCCGGTGTGCCCATCATCACGGTGATGACGTTGACCCCTACCTCCACCCTGTGTGGCCAGGCCCGGCACTTCCTGCAGAGCCCTCCAGCTGTCCTGGTGCCCATTTCAAAGTTGGCAGCGACCTCACTGTTGAGAATGGCATGTTGGGAACTGGGGGTGGTGAGCATCCCCCAAGAGCTGCAGAC CTACCTTCTCCGCAGGTGCTTTGGAAACCCCCTTTACTGTGAGGTCTTATGCCAGGATCTTCTCTCTAAAAACGTATTGTGCTTTCATGACCTCCAAAAGGAGGAGGTGGAGAACAGCAAGTGGGAGACCCTCTCAG CCAATGCCATGAAATCCACAATGTACAGTACTTCTCCTGCCAGCTCTGGAGACCAGGAACTTTATGTCTGCACAGTCAAGGATGATGTGAACTTGGAGACAGTGCTTCTTCCACCGTTATTAAAAG aaatagCAGTGAACCAAATAGATCAACTGAGCCCAGAGGAACAGTCACTGGTTAAATGTGCTGCAGTCATTGGTCACTCCTTCCACATAGATCTGCTGCAGCACCTCCTGCCTGGCTGGAGTAAGGATAAGCTACTTGAGGTACTGAAGGATCTTGTGGATATGCACGTGCTCCGCTGGTGCCATAAGGGCCAAGAGCTTCCTGCTGAGCCAGTATTCATGCCTTCCTCTGTCGAGACTGAGCATACCAAAGAGAAGACAAAGTCAG ATGCTGACTCTCCTCTAAAGCTACAAGAGGAACTATCCCTACCCCAGATGGAGGTGCTTGAATTTGGAGTGCCTCTTTTGCGGGAAGGGGCTTGGGAGTTGTGGCCCAAGGCACAGCAAACAGCCCTACACCTTGAATGTGCCTGCTTTCTTCGAGATCTGGCCTGCCGCTGTGGGAGCTGTCATGGGGGAGACTTTGTCCCCTTCCACCGCTTCGCCATCTGTTCCACTAAGAGCTCCAGCAGGACCTCCCGATTCTGTAGCTACAAAGACACTGGCTCGATACTAACGCAAGTGATGACAGACAGATTGCAGCTGCCTTCTCCCCAGG ACACTTTTCAGTTCCAGACAGAATCATCCAGAAGTCAGGAGGCCTTCACAAGGGAATACTGCAG AACAGAGGAGGAGTTCCTGGATAAAGTGAACAGGAAACTGGCTCAGACCAACCCCAAGAAAGGCATGTTGACCACGAAGCCCTGCCGCTGTAGGGAAGTCCTGAAGTTCGTGCTCTCGCCCCTCACCCAGCACTGCCTGGTCATTGGAGAAACCGCTTGTGCATTTTATTACCTGCTGGAATCTGCCGCTGCCTCCTTGGATCTGTCAGATAATTACATG GTCTGTTTCAACATGGGACAGATTACCCTGGCCAAAAAACTGGCTAGGCGAGCCCTTCGTTTGCTGAAAAGGAGTTTTCCCTGGACCTGGCTTGGTGTCATTTTCcaaacatttctagaaaaatgCTGGTATTCCTGTTCCCTGAGTCAACCTCGAAACAACCCTAGTGAGAA GAAGAAGAAGCTGGCAGTCCTGCAGCAGCAGATGcactgtctctcccttctccagcagctctACAGCCTGGAGGCCACAGCCAGCAGCCGCAGATTTGCCTGCCTGGCCACTCTTATGCAGAAGAATTCAGTCAAGGAGTTTCCTGGTGAAGCTCAG GTTGTCTCTACCTATGTGGCCCTCTCCCAGTTCTCCCAGAACGAGGGTGACAAGGAGAAGTGGCTGCACCGTGAGCAGCTGGCCATTCAGAAAAGCAGCCTGTGCTGGTCCTCCAGGGAGGGACTGTTGGCCACAGCCCAGCTCATGCAGGCCTTGGCCTACACCAAACTCTGCCTTGGGCATCTCGACTTCTCCATCAAGCTGG GTTTTCAAGCTCATGAGATATGCAGACACCTCAAGAAACCAGCTCTGGAGAATCTGGTTCTCTCAGTTCTCTTCAGATCTGCATTTCTGAAGAAGAA GTTTGATCTGTGTGTCCACGTGCTGGAGAGTCAGTGGACGCTCATTTCCCAGAGTCATGATGTCCTTGGCCAGGCCTGCTTCTATTCTGCTTGCTTAGATCTGCTGCTGTACGGAAAAG gatgGCTGTGTCGGCCCTTTGGGGAATGTCTGCATTTCATTCAACACTATGAGCACAGCTGCATTCTAAATTCTCAGAGCAATGTCATGCTGGGGGTCCACTCCTCTCTGGCCATGTG GTTTGCCCAGGACTCACAGTGGAATCAGTTTGAGTACCACTTCTCCAAGGCTCGCCAGTTGGTGAAAAGAACCAATGCCTCACTATTTGGTTCCCATGGCTTTGTCCGATTCCTAGAGTGCCATGTGCTAATTTTACAGAAAATGCCAGAGGATGTCTTCCTGCAAACTCTCGCAGAGACTCGCCACCAAACCCTCACG tactttaaggAGTTCTTCTCCCGATGTGTGACCTGCCCTGTCTATCACCAGTGGGTCTCTGAGCTTAAAGCCTTTGtaatgagaaatggaaagatgtccTTGACCAACATCATCAGACCTTTTGACACCTGCCTGACCAGAATTTGGATAGAGGGAGAATTGCTGGAGGAAAATAACTCCTTTGAACAAAATTTGGAAATACAGA GATTTGTCAGAGAGGCTGATGTCAACAAGAAGGATAAAGAAGAAATTCAAGAATGTATCTGTTAA
- the LOC102399180 gene encoding adenylate cyclase type 10 isoform X8 codes for MRIIDPFDFDEHFYKCLDYLPHYRTSADILRAALELDPDSALEQTLRKHIMKNLLKKIDEGQPMEYISEFRTVTMVLVSLEFHRTAWMLRLCHLIQEAALYISTVIEKGGGQLSRIFMFETGCMFLCVFGLPGDKKPDECAHALESSFSIFSFCWENLAETKLVSISITNGPVFCGMVGAVSRHEYTVIGPKVSLVARMISAYPGLVSCDEVTYLRSMLPAYNFKKLPEKMMKNISNPGKMYEYVGHRRCIMFGKRHLATERNKNHSLLDREKELEAFRMAQQECLHQKKGQAVLYEGGKGCGKSQLLAEINFLAQKEGHRVLPLKLKKADSKQCFYAIQTLMAVFFEIDTCPAHYRQERLHKQLGGIVEEPLHCLFNDLFFVKFPLSFKVSRMDDLARQEKIKACFFEVLEKAVRETPLIFLIDEAQYMDAASWEFLGTLLSGVPIITVMTLTPTSTLCGQARHFLQSPPAVLVPISKLAATSLLRMACWELGVVSIPQELQTYLLRRCFGNPLYCEVLCQDLLSKNVLCFHDLQKEEVENSKWETLSANAMKSTMYSTSPASSGDQELYVCTVKDDVNLETVLLPPLLKEIAVNQIDQLSPEEQSLVKCAAVIGHSFHIDLLQHLLPGWSKDKLLEVLKDLVDMHVLRWCHKGQELPAEPVFMPSSVETEHTKEKTKSDADSPLKLQEELSLPQMEVLEFGVPLLREGAWELWPKAQQTALHLECACFLRDLACRCGSCHGGDFVPFHRFAICSTKSSSRTSRFCSYKDTGSILTQVMTDRLQLPSPQDTFQFQTESSRSQEAFTREYCRTEEEFLDKVNRKLAQTNPKKGMLTTKPCRCREVLKFVLSPLTQHCLVIGETACAFYYLLESAAASLDLSDNYMAFFYLRKASSLLGQPSAFSFFKKHKVKICQFEEATFCRLQSEVCFNMGQITLAKKLARRALRLLKRSFPWTWLGVIFQTFLEKCWYSCSLSQPRNNPSEKKKKLAVLQQQMHCLSLLQQLYSLEATASSRRFACLATLMQKNSVKEFPGEAQVVSTYVALSQFSQNEGDKEKWLHREQLAIQKSSLCWSSREGLLATAQLMQALAYTKLCLGHLDFSIKLGFQAHEICRHLKKPALENLVLSVLFRSAFLKKKFDLCVHVLESQWTLISQSHDVLGQACFYSACLDLLLYGKGWLCRPFGECLHFIQHYEHSCILNSQSNVMLGVHSSLAMWFAQDSQWNQFEYHFSKARQLVKRTNASLFGSHGFVRFLECHVLILQKMPEDVFLQTLAETRHQTLTYFKEFFSRCVTCPVYHQWVSELKAFVMRNGKMSLTNIIRPFDTCLTRIWIEGELLEENNSFEQNLEIQRFVREADVNKKDKEEIQECIC; via the exons ATGCGGATCATTGACCCATTTGATTTTGATGAGCATTTTTACAAGTGCCTCGATTATCTGCCACATTACCGGACAAGTGCTG aCATTCTAAGAGCCGCCCTGGAGTTGGATCCAGATTCTGCACTTGAGCAAACCCTGCGGAAGCACATAATGAAAAACCTTTTGAAGAAG ATTGATGAAGGCCAGCCTATGGAGTATATATCCGAATTCCGTACTGTGACTATGGTTTTGGTCAGCCTCGAGTTCCACAGGACAGCATGGATGTTGCGTTTGTGCCATCTTATCCAGGAGGCTGCGTTATACATCTCCACAGTGATAGAGAAAGGGGGTGGCCAGCTGAGCCGGATCTTTATGTTTGAGACA GGCTGCATGTTCCTCTGTGTTTTCGGCCTTCCTGGGGATAAGAAGCCAGACGAGTGTGCACATGCCCTGGAGAGCTCCTTCAGCATCTTCAGCTTCTGCTGGGAGAATCTTGCTGAGACCAA GCTTGTTTCCATCAGTATCACCAATGGACCAGTATTCTGTGGCATGGTTGGGGCAGTTTCAAGACACGAATATACAG TTATTGGCCCAAAAGTAAGCCTCGTGGCAAGAATGATAAGTGCTTATCCGGGTTTGGTGTCCTGTGATGAGGTAACATATCTGAGATCTATGCTACCTGCTTACAACTTCAAGAAACTCCcagagaaaatgatgaaaaatatctCTAACCCAGGGAAGATGTATGAATACGTTGGCCATAGAAGATGTAT AATGTTTGGGAAGAGACATTTGgccacagagagaaataaaaatcactctTTGCTAG ACCGGGAGAAAGAACTGGAAGCTTTCCGAATGGCACAGCAGGAATGTTTGCACCAGAAGAAGGGACAGGCAGTTCTATATGAAGGTGGAAAAGGCTGTGGGAAAAGTCAGCTCTTGGCTGAAATAAACTTCCTGGCCCAGAAGGAAGGGCACAG GGTGCTGCCGTTGAAGCTGAAGAAAGCGGATTCCAAGCAGTGCTTCTACGCCATCCAGACCCTCATGGCCGTCTTCTTTGAGATTGATACCTGCCCAGCCCATTACCGGCAAGAGCGCCTCCACAAACAGCTCGGTGGAATAGTGGAGGAGCCACTTCACTGCCTTTTTAATGACCTCTTCTTTGTGAAG TTTCCCTTATCCTTCAAAGTTTCCCGCATGGATGACCTGGCCAGACAAGAGAAGATTAAAGCATGTTTTTTTGAAGTGCTTGAGAAG GCAGTAAGGGAAACACCACTGATTTTCCTCATTGACGAGGCCCAGTATATGGATGCAGCATCCTGGGAATTTTTAGGAACATTGCTCTCCGGTGTGCCCATCATCACGGTGATGACGTTGACCCCTACCTCCACCCTGTGTGGCCAGGCCCGGCACTTCCTGCAGAGCCCTCCAGCTGTCCTGGTGCCCATTTCAAAGTTGGCAGCGACCTCACTGTTGAGAATGGCATGTTGGGAACTGGGGGTGGTGAGCATCCCCCAAGAGCTGCAGAC CTACCTTCTCCGCAGGTGCTTTGGAAACCCCCTTTACTGTGAGGTCTTATGCCAGGATCTTCTCTCTAAAAACGTATTGTGCTTTCATGACCTCCAAAAGGAGGAGGTGGAGAACAGCAAGTGGGAGACCCTCTCAG CCAATGCCATGAAATCCACAATGTACAGTACTTCTCCTGCCAGCTCTGGAGACCAGGAACTTTATGTCTGCACAGTCAAGGATGATGTGAACTTGGAGACAGTGCTTCTTCCACCGTTATTAAAAG aaatagCAGTGAACCAAATAGATCAACTGAGCCCAGAGGAACAGTCACTGGTTAAATGTGCTGCAGTCATTGGTCACTCCTTCCACATAGATCTGCTGCAGCACCTCCTGCCTGGCTGGAGTAAGGATAAGCTACTTGAGGTACTGAAGGATCTTGTGGATATGCACGTGCTCCGCTGGTGCCATAAGGGCCAAGAGCTTCCTGCTGAGCCAGTATTCATGCCTTCCTCTGTCGAGACTGAGCATACCAAAGAGAAGACAAAGTCAG ATGCTGACTCTCCTCTAAAGCTACAAGAGGAACTATCCCTACCCCAGATGGAGGTGCTTGAATTTGGAGTGCCTCTTTTGCGGGAAGGGGCTTGGGAGTTGTGGCCCAAGGCACAGCAAACAGCCCTACACCTTGAATGTGCCTGCTTTCTTCGAGATCTGGCCTGCCGCTGTGGGAGCTGTCATGGGGGAGACTTTGTCCCCTTCCACCGCTTCGCCATCTGTTCCACTAAGAGCTCCAGCAGGACCTCCCGATTCTGTAGCTACAAAGACACTGGCTCGATACTAACGCAAGTGATGACAGACAGATTGCAGCTGCCTTCTCCCCAGG ACACTTTTCAGTTCCAGACAGAATCATCCAGAAGTCAGGAGGCCTTCACAAGGGAATACTGCAG AACAGAGGAGGAGTTCCTGGATAAAGTGAACAGGAAACTGGCTCAGACCAACCCCAAGAAAGGCATGTTGACCACGAAGCCCTGCCGCTGTAGGGAAGTCCTGAAGTTCGTGCTCTCGCCCCTCACCCAGCACTGCCTGGTCATTGGAGAAACCGCTTGTGCATTTTATTACCTGCTGGAATCTGCCGCTGCCTCCTTGGATCTGTCAGATAATTACATG GCCTTCTTTTATTTGAGGAAGGCAAGCAGTCTTCTGGGCCAACCCTCCGCATTCtcgttttttaaaaagcacaaggtGAAGATCTGTCAGTTTGAAGAAGCCACTTTCTGTCGTCTCCAGTCAGAG GTCTGTTTCAACATGGGACAGATTACCCTGGCCAAAAAACTGGCTAGGCGAGCCCTTCGTTTGCTGAAAAGGAGTTTTCCCTGGACCTGGCTTGGTGTCATTTTCcaaacatttctagaaaaatgCTGGTATTCCTGTTCCCTGAGTCAACCTCGAAACAACCCTAGTGAGAA GAAGAAGAAGCTGGCAGTCCTGCAGCAGCAGATGcactgtctctcccttctccagcagctctACAGCCTGGAGGCCACAGCCAGCAGCCGCAGATTTGCCTGCCTGGCCACTCTTATGCAGAAGAATTCAGTCAAGGAGTTTCCTGGTGAAGCTCAG GTTGTCTCTACCTATGTGGCCCTCTCCCAGTTCTCCCAGAACGAGGGTGACAAGGAGAAGTGGCTGCACCGTGAGCAGCTGGCCATTCAGAAAAGCAGCCTGTGCTGGTCCTCCAGGGAGGGACTGTTGGCCACAGCCCAGCTCATGCAGGCCTTGGCCTACACCAAACTCTGCCTTGGGCATCTCGACTTCTCCATCAAGCTGG GTTTTCAAGCTCATGAGATATGCAGACACCTCAAGAAACCAGCTCTGGAGAATCTGGTTCTCTCAGTTCTCTTCAGATCTGCATTTCTGAAGAAGAA GTTTGATCTGTGTGTCCACGTGCTGGAGAGTCAGTGGACGCTCATTTCCCAGAGTCATGATGTCCTTGGCCAGGCCTGCTTCTATTCTGCTTGCTTAGATCTGCTGCTGTACGGAAAAG gatgGCTGTGTCGGCCCTTTGGGGAATGTCTGCATTTCATTCAACACTATGAGCACAGCTGCATTCTAAATTCTCAGAGCAATGTCATGCTGGGGGTCCACTCCTCTCTGGCCATGTG GTTTGCCCAGGACTCACAGTGGAATCAGTTTGAGTACCACTTCTCCAAGGCTCGCCAGTTGGTGAAAAGAACCAATGCCTCACTATTTGGTTCCCATGGCTTTGTCCGATTCCTAGAGTGCCATGTGCTAATTTTACAGAAAATGCCAGAGGATGTCTTCCTGCAAACTCTCGCAGAGACTCGCCACCAAACCCTCACG tactttaaggAGTTCTTCTCCCGATGTGTGACCTGCCCTGTCTATCACCAGTGGGTCTCTGAGCTTAAAGCCTTTGtaatgagaaatggaaagatgtccTTGACCAACATCATCAGACCTTTTGACACCTGCCTGACCAGAATTTGGATAGAGGGAGAATTGCTGGAGGAAAATAACTCCTTTGAACAAAATTTGGAAATACAGA GATTTGTCAGAGAGGCTGATGTCAACAAGAAGGATAAAGAAGAAATTCAAGAATGTATCTGTTAA